In the genome of Cryptosporangium phraense, one region contains:
- a CDS encoding CoA-transferase subunit beta, with the protein MCAVACADAFAGSGRVLAHAVGTVPSIGARLARLTSNPELALSDGEAFLMAEPPPLGGTAADGGVVEGWLPFRSVFDVLAAGRRHSMMGASQVDRFGNQNISRIGPDWNRPKRQLIGARGAPGNTVNHRTDYWVARHSPRVFVEAVDVVCGVGHDRARAHPSTALRFHDLGVVITDLAVLDYDGEGRLRIRTVHPGVTPDEVRARTGFPLDGPVAGRTRSPTAEELRLIREVIDPRGLRDREVPG; encoded by the coding sequence ATGTGCGCGGTGGCGTGCGCGGACGCGTTCGCCGGGTCGGGCCGGGTGCTGGCCCACGCGGTCGGGACCGTGCCGTCGATCGGGGCGCGGCTGGCCCGGCTGACCAGCAACCCGGAGCTGGCGCTCTCGGACGGCGAGGCGTTCCTGATGGCCGAGCCGCCGCCGCTCGGCGGGACGGCCGCCGACGGCGGGGTCGTGGAGGGCTGGCTGCCGTTCCGGAGCGTGTTCGACGTGCTGGCGGCCGGGCGGCGGCACAGCATGATGGGCGCGAGCCAGGTCGACCGGTTCGGGAACCAGAACATCTCCCGGATCGGCCCGGACTGGAACCGCCCGAAGCGCCAGCTGATCGGGGCCCGGGGCGCTCCCGGCAACACCGTGAACCACCGGACCGACTACTGGGTGGCCCGGCACTCGCCGCGGGTGTTCGTCGAGGCCGTGGACGTCGTCTGCGGGGTCGGGCACGACCGGGCCCGGGCGCACCCGTCCACCGCGTTGCGGTTCCACGACCTCGGCGTGGTGATCACCGACCTCGCCGTGCTCGACTACGACGGGGAGGGGCGGCTACGGATCCGGACCGTCCATCCGGGAGTGACGCCGGACGAGGTCCGGGCCCGGACCGGCTTCCCGCTGGACGGGCCGGTCGCCGGACGGACGCGGTCGCCGACCGCGGAGGAGCTGCGGCTGATCCGCGAGGTCATCGACCCGCGCGGGCTGCGGGACCGGGAGGTGCCGGGATGA
- a CDS encoding TetR/AcrR family transcriptional regulator — translation MATTESVPRSKRRASSTKAQGRRTELLRIAAELFATRGYTTTTVRDIGDAAGILSGSLYHHFDSKEAMLDEILRDFLGSLHEAFAEIVAAGDPPRQALDGLIRHSFATIAQRPHAVALYQNESALLTYLPDFSFVARTSGDITALWLGVLTAGVESGDFRSDLEPGVAYRFIRDSVWGSVGWFKPQGKLTHEKLAGQYLAMLYGGLLAA, via the coding sequence ATGGCCACCACGGAGTCCGTGCCGCGCTCGAAGCGCCGCGCCAGCTCGACGAAGGCGCAGGGGCGCCGCACCGAACTGCTGCGCATCGCCGCCGAGCTGTTCGCCACCAGGGGCTACACGACCACGACCGTGCGGGACATCGGCGACGCCGCGGGCATCCTGTCCGGCAGCCTCTACCACCACTTCGACTCCAAAGAGGCGATGCTCGACGAGATCCTGCGGGACTTCCTGGGGAGCCTGCACGAGGCGTTCGCCGAGATCGTCGCGGCCGGCGACCCGCCCCGGCAGGCGCTCGACGGGCTGATCCGGCACTCGTTCGCGACGATCGCCCAGCGCCCGCACGCGGTCGCGCTGTACCAGAACGAGTCGGCGCTGCTCACCTACCTGCCCGACTTCTCGTTCGTGGCCCGCACCAGCGGCGACATCACCGCGCTGTGGCTCGGGGTGCTGACCGCGGGCGTCGAGTCCGGCGACTTCCGGTCCGACCTGGAGCCCGGGGTCGCGTACCGGTTCATCCGGGACAGCGTGTGGGGGTCGGTCGGCTGGTTCAAGCCGCAGGGCAAGCTCACCCACGAGAAGCTCGCCGGCCAGTACCTCGCGATGCTCTACGGCGGCCTCCTGGCCGCCTGA